Proteins from a single region of Punica granatum isolate Tunisia-2019 chromosome 8, ASM765513v2, whole genome shotgun sequence:
- the LOC116188384 gene encoding nuclear pore complex protein NUP1 isoform X2: MATAREESNPYGGLGAGGKFRKKPFRRPQSTPYDRPQIRNPTIVPGANGNGWLRKLMDPAHKLLASTAQRFYASLFRKRLTQAPPSPLPLLHPPENKLEAGDKNEAAIPLNVSKEQEAASDGHQKPIVSSVPGEGSSMDFEEILRQKTFTRSEIDRLTALLRARVVENPVEVEEKMPDVFPSKSSLFQEREDEVANLPLQDDRSRLIPTKALNSSVLDEDLASPAELAKAYMGSRPSKVSPSMLGLRGQALAEDSTVLNGLVHSSQSPILSIVPSPSGHVGVRENGYATPRSRGRSAIYSMARSRTPYSRVHVASTPKSSGPMTDGYGGPLTATQALEHNRIPGSAKALKRSSSIFENGIGSGGPLRRIRQKPNLSYQKNWSMPTSVACEPSSSTQKMHPVNERKLSIGEQSNIAPVSSKSTEMASKILEQLDKIVSPPKERSSELKLAIAREKAPAKLSPSKLQGQALKSLKHIDSSKFLEFARDNNKPDNSVPRFSHDSGETSKEKQVLCKKDAVLISTTGDANLTNSLPHIPAQKKRPFKMSAPEDYLDLEDDGYPNGVSSSLVEVRENRDTCTVECKTSDAQATIISGKHQTVTDDKPSMNFFTKETSKQGADGKQVVAQTHADNFPSIRVASTSSQSDLLATQSTSESNKAALLKDPAPPLFSAGDKVGLLKEQNVPSAIFGFASNNNFTANSAISSLSELSSQKIPPDSSAQSSISVASDVGGLFSSSTKMPESDKAEEKKTLKDGAPSGLPEGETLAIVSTSSPTFTSGIKSASSNGSTFSSLIAVDSNAFTSQKPFSIPSLPVTFSGNNSSSTLSSIITATASNPALPTFKFESAPSNSVSQASSPVVVPSEEGKTKADMGSGNILGSTSLAANSTSGSSIFGFGAASAISNANYQKEGSATTGAANGSAQVPESTATGTGLASFTHSVPVQFGSSSSSGQSTTIAALSTSSLFGSSSATKLFSSGTMPSSEPSSVTPRSSSAFGQANTTTFASSLTSKSESTGLSFGSSPSSSNGFIFGSAPGSSASSSAPAFGLSGTSSFLGSSGTSSVSTAPPGFGSIGTSSASTAAPVFGTVGTSSASTAASVFGSMGSSSASTGASVFGSTTTFSTSSPFGSMGASSGPTLSFTGAPANTSSGTTFSFTSSAASPAPPPAFGNSNSPFIFGSPSPANNNNADQMSMEDSMAEDMVQANHGSTPPTPSFGQQQPISAPAGFVFGSNAGAGAGANPFQFGAQQNLSMPQSPSPFQATGSQDFNAGGGSFSLGTGGDKSGRRIIKVKHKQRRK, encoded by the exons ATGGCGACGGCGCGAGAGGAGAGCAACCCATACGGGGGCCTCGGCGCTGGTGGCAAGTTTCGGAAGAAACCCTTTCGGAGGCCGCAATCGACGCCGTACGATCGCCCCCAAATCAGAAACCCCACCATTGTTCCCGGTGCTAATGGTAATGGTTGGCTTCGGAAGTTAATGGATCCAGCTCACAAGCTCCTCGCCTCGACCGCCCAGAGATTCTACGCTTCTTTATTCAGAAAGCGGCTCACTCAGGCCCCTCCATCTCCCCTTCCGCTCCTGCATCCGCCAG AGAATAAGCTAGAAGCTGGAGACAAGAATGAGGCAGCAATCCCTTTG AATGTCTCTAAAGAACAAGAAGCAGCATCAGATGGCCATCAGAAACCTATTGTTAGCTCTGTTCCTGGAGAAGGCTCTTCTATGGACTTCGAGGAGATTTTGAGGCAGAAGACTTTCACCAG ATCAGAGATAGATCGTTTGACTGCCCTCCTCCGTGCTAGAGTTGTGGAAAATCCGGTTGAGGTGGAAGAGAAAATGCCCGATGTTTTCCCTTCAAAGTCAAGTCTGTTTCAGGAACGGGAAGACGAAGTGGCAAACCTTCCTCTGCAAGATGATCGGAGTCGCCTTATCCCCACCAAGGCCTTAAACTCAAGT GTACTTGATGAGGACCTAGCTTCACCTGCAGAGCTCGCAAAAGCTTATATGGGCAGTAGGCCATCAAAAGTATCACCATCAATGCTAGGGTTACGCGGTCAAGCACTTGCAGAAGATTCAACAGTTCTGAATGGCTTGGTACATTCTTCACAATCACCCATTTTATCTATTGTGCCTAGCCCATCTGGACATGTTGGGGTTCGTGAGAATGGTTATGCGACACCAAGGTCTCGGGGCAGATCGGCTATTTACAGTATGGCCAGAAGTAGAACACCATATTCAAGAGTTCATGTGGCCAGTACACCGAAG AGTTCTGGGCCTATGACCGATGGTTATGGTGGACCGTTGACAGCTACCCAAGCATTGGAGCATAACAGAATTCCTGGATCTGCTAAG GCTTTGAAACGGAGCAGTTCGATCTTTGAGAATGGTATCGGCTCTGGTGGTCCCTTACGTAGAATTCGTCAAAAACCGAATCTTTCATATCAGAAGAACTGGAGCATGCCAACTTCTGTAGCTTGTGAGCCTTCATCTTCCACACAGAAGATGCATCCAGTGAATGAAAGAAAGTTAAGCATAGGAGAACAGTCAAATATAGCACCTGTTTCATCAAAATCCACTGAGATGGCTTCCAAAATACTTGAGCAACTAGATAAGATAGTATCACCACCCAAAGAGAGGTCTTCAGAGCTCAAGCTAGCTATTGCCAGGGAGAAAGCACCAGCCAAGCTGTCTCCGTCCAAGTTACAAGGACAAGCACTAAAAAGCCTCAAACATATTGATTCATCAAAGTTCTTGGAGTTTGCCCGAGATAACAATAAGCCTGATAATTCAGTTCCCAGATTTTCACATGATTCTGGAGAAACTAGTAAGGAAAAGCAGG TCCTTTGCAAAAAAGATGCAGTCCTGATCAGCACAACAGGAGATGCTAATTTGACCAACTCTCTCCCCCATATTCCTGCTCAGAAGAAACGTCCCTTCAAGATGAGTGCACCTGAG GACTACTTGGATTTGGAGGATGATGGTTATCCCAATGGAGTATCTTCTTCATTGGTTGAAGTAAGGGAGAATCGGGATACCTGCACAGTTGAATGCAAGACAAGTGATGCTCAAGCTACTATTATTTCAGGGAAGCATCAGACTGTTACTGATGATAAACCCTCAATGAATTTTTTCACAAAGGAGACATCTAAACAAGGTGCTGATGGAAAACAAGTAGTTGCTCAAACACATGCAGATAACTTTCCAAGTATACGGGTTGCTAGCACTAGTTCTCAATCAGATCTGCTGGCTACACAGTCTACTTCAGAATCTAATAAAGCAGCTTTATTGAAGGATCCTGCTCCTCCTCTGTTCAGCGCTGGTGATAAAGTTGGTCTTCTGAAGGAGCAGAATGTCCCTAGCGCTATTTTTGGATTTGCttctaataataattttaccgCCAACAGTGCTATATCCTCCTTAAGTGAACTGTCTAGTCAAAAAATTCCTCCAGATTCCAGTGCACAAAGTTCAATCAG TGTTGCGTCTGATGTTGGTGGTTTATTTTCCTCTTCGACGAAGATGCCTGAATCTGATAAAGCTGAAGAGAAGAAAACCTTGAAGGATGGGGCGCCCTCTGGTTTGCCTGAGGGAGAAACTTTGGCTATTGTGTCAACTTCATCGCCAACCTTTACATCCGGAATTAAATCGGCTTCAAGTAATGGATCCACTTTTTCTTCCCTAATTGCAGTGGACTCAAATGCCTTCACGAGTCAGAAGCCATTTAGCATCCCTTCATTGCCTGTCACCTTTAGTGGCAACAACAGCAGCAGTACGCTATCCTCCATCATTACTGCCACCGCCTCAAATCCAGCTCTACCGACCTTCAAGTTTGAATCTGCTCCATCAAATTCAGTTTCTCAAGCATCATCTCCTGTTGTGGTACCTTCAGAAGAAGGCAAGACCAAGGCAGATATGGGCTCCGGGAATATACTTGGCAGTACTTCTCTTGCTGCAAATTCTACCTCAGGAAGCAGCATTTTTGGGTTTGGTGCTGCATCTGCCATTTCAAATGCCAATTATCAGAAAGAGGGTTCTGCAACTACTGGTGCTGCCAATGGATCAGCCCAGGTTCCAGAATCTACTGCTACTGGGACTGGACTTGCTTCCTTCACTCATAGTGTTCCCGTTCAGTTTGGGTCGTCTTCATCATCTGGGCAGTCCACTACTATAGCAGCTCTTTCCACCAGCTCATTGTTTGGCTCATCCTCTGCTACCAAACTATTTTCGTCAGGTACAATGCCTTCTTCAGAGCCCAGTTCTGTGACCCCGAGGTCTTCTAGTGCATTTGGGCAAGCGAATACCACCACATTTGCTTCATCATTGACCTCAAAATCCGAATCTACTGGCTTGTCTTTCGGCTCATCACCTTCCTCTAGCAATGGTTTCATTTTTGGATCTGCGCCTGGTTCATCAGCCTCTAGCAGTGCTCCAGCTTTTGGATTGTCAGGGACCTCATCTTTTCTTGGGTCTAGTGGCACTTCTTCCGTCTCTACTGCCCCTCCCGGTTTTGGCTCCATTGGCACTTCATCTGCTTCTACTGCCGCTCCTGTTTTTGGAACCGTTGGCACCTCATCTGCTTCTACAGCCGCTTCTGTTTTTGGATCCATGGGAAGTTCATCTGCCTCAACTGGTGCTTCTGTCTTTGGATCAACCACAACCTTTTCAACCTCCAGTCCCTTTGGATCGATGGGTGCCTCATCGGGTCCCACCTTATCATTCACAGGAGCACCTGCAAACACCTCATCTGGTACAACCTTCTCGTTCACATCATCTGCTGCTAGCCCTGCACCTCCACCTGCGTTTGGGAACTCCAACTCCCCCTTTATATTCGGGTCACCCTCACCGGCCAATAACAATAATGCCGACCAAATGAGTATGGAGGACTCTATGGCCGAGGACATGGTCCAGGCTAATCATGGCAGTACCCCTCCAACCCCATCGTTTGGTCAGCAACAGCCCATCTCAGCGCCAGCAGGCTTCGTATTTGGTTCAAATGCTGGGGCTGGTGCTGGTGCGAATCCGTTCCAGTTTGGAGCTCAACAGAATCTCTCCATGCCGCAGAGTCCATCTCCATTCCAGGCTACAGGAAGCCAGGACTTCAATGCCGGTGGGGGGAGCTTCTCACTGGGCACGGGGGGCGACAAATCTGGGCGTAGGATCATCAAAGTCAAGCATAAGCAACGGAGAAAATGA